One window from the genome of Deltaproteobacteria bacterium encodes:
- a CDS encoding DUF1214 domain-containing protein, producing MGDADGSEQRIVDGRAWSDFCDALKSAGAVVLDDAAPADPLTRAEGFRYLTRLTRAAFETLVEASDPQAPELRRTAHETIKMGLDNPDNIYQSAPIHGSCRYRITGVRGTVHYLGFGTQKGGYGSTGSLQTTGYLEGRDLELRGDGSFEIAVSAEPQPGNWLRMEPESRMLIVRQTRLDHAREVPAQIRIERVDGPHRPRRFSPAQLERSLAGAAAFVHGCARLFAGWAGDFQKHANRLPRFDPEKALRAGGDPNIAYFHSYWKLAPDEALVIEATPPKCDYWNFQLANHWLESLDYRYDRIHLNPFTAKLRADGSVRVVVAHSDPGVENWLDTCGHAQGTMCWRWVGAAEFPEPQTRLVRRAELRGE from the coding sequence ATGGGCGACGCGGACGGGTCGGAGCAGCGGATCGTCGACGGCCGCGCCTGGAGCGATTTCTGCGACGCGCTGAAGTCCGCCGGCGCGGTCGTGCTCGACGACGCCGCGCCCGCGGACCCGCTCACCCGCGCCGAGGGTTTCCGCTATCTGACCCGGCTCACGCGCGCCGCGTTCGAGACACTCGTCGAGGCCTCCGATCCGCAGGCGCCGGAGCTGCGCCGGACCGCGCACGAGACGATCAAGATGGGCCTCGACAATCCGGACAACATCTACCAGAGCGCGCCGATCCACGGCAGCTGCCGCTATCGCATCACCGGCGTTCGCGGCACCGTGCACTACTTGGGCTTCGGCACGCAGAAGGGCGGCTACGGCTCGACCGGCTCGCTGCAGACCACCGGCTACCTCGAGGGCCGGGATCTCGAGCTCCGCGGCGACGGAAGCTTCGAGATCGCCGTGAGCGCGGAGCCCCAGCCCGGGAACTGGCTGCGCATGGAGCCGGAGAGCCGGATGCTGATCGTCCGCCAGACCCGGCTCGACCACGCGCGCGAGGTCCCCGCGCAGATCCGGATCGAGCGCGTCGACGGGCCGCACCGGCCGCGCCGGTTCAGCCCCGCGCAGCTCGAGCGCTCGCTCGCAGGCGCCGCGGCGTTCGTGCACGGCTGCGCGAGGCTTTTCGCGGGCTGGGCGGGCGATTTCCAGAAGCACGCGAACCGCCTGCCGCGCTTCGACCCCGAGAAGGCGCTTCGCGCCGGTGGGGATCCGAACATCGCCTACTTCCACAGCTACTGGAAGCTCGCGCCGGACGAGGCGCTCGTGATCGAGGCGACCCCGCCGAAGTGCGACTACTGGAACTTCCAGCTCGCCAATCACTGGCTCGAGTCACTCGACTACCGCTACGACCGAATCCACCTGAACCCGTTCACGGCGAAGCTGCGCGCGGACGGCTCCGTGCGGGTGGTGGTCGCGCACTCGGATCCGGGCGTCGAGAACTGGCTCGACACCTGCGGACACGCGCAGGGGACGATGTGCTGGCGCTGGGTCGGCGCTGCTGAATTCCCGGAGCCGCAGACGCGGTTGGTCCGGCGGGCCGAGCTGCGCGGTGAGTGA
- a CDS encoding CoA transferase has product MRGPAQLRRLRIGGLDECLERGAREPGQIAETLGAGERVRGRGVVEHDRAGGLQRVAEIAPGAAVDDPLLRPVRVAHGRALRVHQPTADARESAPPLRGGPGPAKLAAVKPFEALRILEIAGSPAGAFAARLFSDCGADATRLERPGRRCERAAFERALGRCDVVIESEAPGPLSPLSDTIELPALIRVRISPFGSSGPYARFLSNEFTDDAISGHTWLAGERGREPLARPGRISQHQAGAQAFIGALAALRVRERTGRGQIVEVSHFEGLVGMHQHTHAMWSHGRHVLEREGNRQPGLPHPVGIYPCRDGFVQLALPSQPMRDAFLAAAGMPELVLDPRFADDLSIARNKAAFDAAIAPWLAARAAEEIASIVQSAGGACGPVPPLLALLGDPQLRARGFWREDGSARALRRPRSPFPLGERESAGPSVPEPAAAPPACVSSAGPLAGLRVLDLSRVWAGPFASRLLGDLGADVILVEAPHARGVGALAPELARLTHLYPDDEPGERPWNRNGGFNELARNRRGVTLDLRRAEAKRVFERLVRHADVVIENFAPGVMAGLGLGFERLRQIDPAIVHVSISGYGSTGPHSSRKAFGPTIEAGSGFSLSMGHADSGPIRSGVAWPDPVSGLVAVAGALVALHERDARPDRPGRHVDVSMLEASLYFTSDLLLEAQLRGASPARAGNRSPQRAPQGCYPCAGRDRWIAISVESDAEWAALCRCAGLGAELAALGLAARRDRHDEIDAAISAWTRSSDPIALMNLLQSAGVTAAALADARDLARDPQLASRGFWVALEHPETGLRYAPGCAIRLSETPASYRRPAPCLGQHDAEVMRELEELDQ; this is encoded by the coding sequence GTGCGCGGTCCGGCGCAGCTCCGGCGCCTGCGGATCGGAGGCCTCGACGAGTGTCTCGAACGCGGCGCGCGTGAGCCGGGTCAGATAGCGGAAACCCTCGGCGCGGGTGAGCGGGTCCGCGGGCGCGGCGTCGTCGAGCACGACCGCGCCGGCGGACTTCAGCGCGTCGCAGAAATCGCTCCAGGCGCGGCCGTCGACGATCCGCTGCTCCGACCCGTCCGCGTCGCCCATGGCCGCGCCCTCCGTGTGCACCAGCCTACCGCAGACGCGCGCGAATCGGCTCCGCCTTTGCGCGGAGGCCCGGGACCGGCAAAGCTCGCAGCCGTGAAGCCCTTCGAAGCGCTGCGGATCCTCGAGATCGCGGGCTCGCCGGCCGGCGCCTTCGCGGCCCGGCTCTTCTCCGACTGCGGAGCGGACGCGACCCGTCTCGAGCGGCCGGGCAGGCGCTGCGAGCGCGCGGCGTTCGAGCGAGCGCTCGGGCGCTGCGACGTCGTGATCGAGAGCGAAGCGCCCGGGCCGCTGTCGCCGCTCTCGGATACGATCGAGCTTCCGGCGCTGATTCGCGTGCGCATCTCGCCGTTCGGCTCGAGCGGCCCCTACGCGCGCTTCCTCTCCAACGAGTTCACCGACGACGCAATCAGCGGCCACACGTGGCTCGCCGGCGAGCGCGGGCGCGAGCCGTTGGCCCGGCCCGGTCGGATTTCTCAGCACCAGGCCGGCGCACAAGCGTTCATCGGCGCGCTGGCGGCTCTTCGCGTCCGCGAGCGCACCGGGCGCGGCCAGATCGTCGAGGTGAGTCACTTCGAGGGCCTGGTCGGAATGCACCAGCACACCCACGCGATGTGGTCGCACGGGCGGCACGTGCTCGAGCGCGAGGGGAACCGGCAGCCGGGCTTGCCCCACCCGGTCGGGATCTACCCGTGCCGGGACGGTTTCGTGCAGCTCGCGCTGCCCTCGCAGCCGATGCGCGACGCGTTCCTCGCCGCCGCGGGAATGCCGGAGCTCGTGCTCGACCCGCGCTTCGCCGATGACCTCTCGATCGCGCGGAACAAGGCTGCGTTCGACGCCGCGATCGCGCCGTGGCTCGCAGCGCGAGCCGCGGAGGAGATCGCGAGCATCGTCCAGTCGGCCGGCGGCGCGTGCGGTCCCGTGCCCCCGCTGCTCGCGCTGCTGGGCGACCCCCAGCTCCGCGCGCGCGGCTTCTGGCGCGAGGACGGCAGCGCCCGAGCGCTTCGCCGGCCACGGAGCCCCTTCCCGCTCGGCGAGCGCGAGAGCGCGGGACCGTCCGTGCCAGAGCCCGCAGCCGCGCCGCCCGCGTGCGTGTCGAGCGCGGGTCCGCTCGCCGGACTGCGCGTGCTGGACCTGTCGCGAGTCTGGGCCGGGCCCTTCGCTTCGCGCCTGCTCGGCGATCTCGGCGCGGACGTGATCCTGGTCGAGGCGCCGCACGCCCGCGGGGTCGGTGCGCTCGCTCCAGAGCTCGCTCGGCTCACGCACCTGTATCCCGACGACGAGCCGGGCGAGCGGCCGTGGAATCGCAACGGTGGATTCAACGAGCTGGCGCGCAACCGGCGCGGAGTCACTCTGGACCTGAGACGCGCCGAGGCGAAGCGCGTCTTCGAGCGGCTCGTGAGACACGCCGACGTCGTGATCGAGAACTTCGCCCCGGGGGTGATGGCCGGCCTGGGGCTGGGCTTCGAGCGGCTGCGCCAGATCGACCCCGCGATCGTGCACGTCTCGATCTCCGGGTACGGAAGCACCGGACCGCACAGCAGCCGCAAGGCGTTCGGGCCGACCATCGAGGCGGGCAGCGGATTCTCGCTCTCGATGGGTCATGCCGATTCCGGCCCGATCCGCTCCGGTGTCGCCTGGCCGGATCCCGTGTCGGGGCTGGTCGCCGTCGCCGGAGCGCTGGTCGCGCTCCACGAACGCGACGCGCGGCCGGATCGGCCCGGGCGACACGTCGACGTGTCGATGCTCGAGGCGAGCCTCTACTTCACGAGCGATCTGCTTCTGGAGGCGCAGCTCCGCGGCGCCAGCCCCGCCCGCGCCGGAAACCGCAGCCCGCAGCGTGCGCCGCAGGGCTGCTACCCGTGCGCGGGTCGCGATCGCTGGATCGCGATCAGCGTCGAGAGCGACGCCGAGTGGGCCGCGCTCTGCCGCTGCGCCGGGCTTGGCGCGGAGCTGGCGGCGCTCGGACTGGCGGCGCGACGCGACCGCCACGACGAGATCGACGCCGCGATCTCGGCCTGGACCCGGAGCTCGGACCCGATCGCGCTCATGAACCTGCTGCAGAGCGCCGGAGTCACCGCGGCGGCGCTCGCCGACGCCCGCGATCTCGCGCGGGATCCTCAGCTCGCCTCGCGCGGATTCTGGGTCGCGCTCGAGCATCCCGAGACGGGCCTGCGCTACGCCCCCGGCTGCGCGATCCGCCTCTCCGAGACTCCCGCCAGCTACCGGAGGCCGGCGCCGTGCCTGGGGCAGCACGACGCCGAGGTGATGCGCGAGCTCGAGGAGCTGGATCAGTAA